The Sphingobacterium bambusae genome includes a window with the following:
- the sov gene encoding T9SS outer membrane translocon Sov/SprA, which produces MKRLINLALLCLTCILCICFALQAQQVVPANIQSTDSLKLPYRFKDSPFIRLQQTYYPFNLQSPSNIQREISYDTESRQYIIRENLGSKMYRPPMYLSLDEYKSYEFKRTQKNYWEELAEKSLMEERKRRLIPIIEVSSPTFQKIFGGNTIEITPRGSAEIIFRGQRNTNENPMFNEIQRKQWGFDFDQNINLNLQGKIGERVKLNANFNSRAQFDFENQIRFDYVAKDDAILRRLEVGNVNMALNSSLIQGSESLFGVKAQLLFGKLTFTGVVSQQRSRQKEFTITNGSRDSNIELNLDDYEANQHYFLSQYFRDNYNQALALAPIITTNINITQIEVWVNNRSNSYEEARDVLGLLDLGEYSPYSSNITRGSARNPSTGLPGQNSGQVSNNLLSQLGDNGRLSSGNFVQSFFAATGGTDNYEKLTYARKLLEGKDYFLNAKLGYISLLYPLNQDQVLSVAYRYLLNGVEYQVGEFSTDIPVTPSNPTMLYTKLLKASTLKTNLPTWDLMMKNIYSLNSYNISNNNFYLQIYRKEDETGTDRPSMFEGQRTQGKTWLQLLSLDRLDQAQAANPDGLFDYMDGITIDAKRGKIIFPLVEPFGEDLARQFAPGEDVLAEKYTYPELYSQTKVDAQQKFPNKNRYFLRGRYSSTSGTEFQLEGFNIRPGSVRVMAGGMRLEEGQDFYINYELSTLRILNEAMVMGGTPITVTMEDDAMFGMQQKTLLGGRFDYTVNEKLHVGATVMNLTEKPLTEKVNIGQEPMSNTMIGADISYNSPSRWLTRMVDKLPFLSTREESQVSFYGEFAQLIPGHPRGLNTANSQAGTTYVDDFENSVSFIDILGRNAWQLSSTPRMFAESNLVNDLQYGYNRALLAYYNIDPVFYNNSSLTPANISNAERSNHRVREVLEREIFPYKESRTGGAIFINTLNLAFYPTVRGPYNYSSTGVNSDGKFTNPLAKWGGIFRKLDQTDFEAENIEFLEMWMMDPSLTNPEKTGGDIYFNLGNISEDVLKDGRKSLENAIPLTADLSQTDQTNWGYVVKNQPVIQAFDNNNTNRLKQDVGLDGLSNAEESSFFGQFLSQMQGLLSAEAYNRLRNDPSSDDYQYFRSNAFDQQAVGILERYQYYNGMEGNSRTNEQSQLDFGVETSANTLLPDGEDLNRDNTMNEIDEYYQYRLSTRPEDMIVGQNFIVDEVISDVKLANGNTESVKWYKIRIPITAYESKQGDVNDFKTIRYVRMFMTNYADTAVMRFGRLQFIRGEWRRYNNENMANKVISDPSMGVVPSDNSVFHVANVNIEENGTRSPIPYVVPPGINRQVDWGNNNYNVQLNEQALSIDVLNLRDGYGRGAYRTASHDFRPYGNLEMFIHAEGVNLQDGDFRAFIRVGTDDKYNYYEYDIPLKITPYGTASTDLIWPQENRMLVKIDRLTQAKIARDAAMRNGSPWPLDIPFEYFDGAAKITVVGTPDIGKVRYYMLGVKNPLQGSTTANRLDDGRDLSGEFWFNELRLTDFDDRGGWAATARMDIKLADFANISVSGTKSTIGFGAISQAMNQRKRTDDLFVDITTNAEFGRFFHPRHGITIPFYFNYSRQVATPEYDPYNPDIELNTALATLSANRRDSLLRLVQDLTTRKAFSFMNVRKLRTNNERAVRIWDIENISASYAYTSYQHYDYNIANSTQRTYRAALDYNFSNPNIKFHEPFKNIVKSKNLSFIRDFNFNLLPTLINFRLDVNRIYNENTMRDNSSDNTLPTYYNKNFNMNRIYGISWDLTKSLRLDFNATNYSIIDEPAGRIDGIKQDTMWANFWKMGRTTDYNHMMNLTYTLPLNKIPYLEWVNIITRYGTQFNWQSEPLLAIQNDAISIGNSIQNNRTIQINPNLNFSSLYNKFRFFRENMRRDAKGPKAVLAQLLSSLRTINGAYTKNEGQFLPGYTPGTNILGYDFNSNAPGWGFILGSQSNILNRAIVNSWVSTDSLQTRMYTKTYAENLSLVANVEPFRGLRIDFIFNKIDNYNYSAATQFTSQGLLESISPYRTGNYSITQIAISSAFRNHTELFQRFEENRVIISARLAAGNPNAVDYLDPEMFTDGYGKAQQDVVVNAFLTTYLGHDVNDSKLNKKPSIPLPNWRISYNQLANLLGITDVITSIALTHAYSSLYSISGYNSVLRYKETDGMPSERDANNNFLPEYQYDQVSILDQFIPLIGLDLRFANNLSGTSELRRIRNMNFSVTNGQMSMLTENSFVLGVGYRKMGVQLPFGLFSDKKWNGDINFRLDVAINDRKTIVYRSDLQDAEISAGNKSISFNPTLDYVINQQYNIQFFYNSNVVRPYTSQNFATSYTNFGINFRIFFQ; this is translated from the coding sequence TTGAAGAGACTAATCAATTTGGCATTGCTATGCCTAACCTGTATCCTATGTATTTGTTTTGCCTTACAGGCTCAACAGGTAGTGCCCGCCAATATCCAGTCAACAGATTCCTTGAAGCTCCCCTATCGCTTTAAAGATTCGCCCTTCATTCGTCTTCAGCAAACATACTACCCGTTCAATTTGCAATCTCCTTCCAATATCCAACGCGAGATAAGCTACGATACGGAATCCCGGCAATACATTATTCGTGAAAACTTGGGCAGCAAGATGTACCGCCCTCCGATGTACCTCTCCTTAGATGAATACAAGTCTTACGAATTTAAAAGGACACAGAAAAACTATTGGGAGGAACTTGCCGAGAAATCACTGATGGAAGAGCGAAAACGACGACTCATTCCTATCATTGAGGTGAGTAGCCCCACCTTTCAAAAAATATTCGGCGGAAATACCATAGAAATTACGCCCAGAGGAAGTGCAGAAATCATCTTTCGTGGTCAGCGTAACACGAACGAGAACCCTATGTTCAATGAAATACAGAGAAAGCAGTGGGGCTTTGACTTTGATCAAAACATCAACCTCAACCTCCAAGGTAAGATTGGCGAGCGTGTCAAACTGAATGCAAACTTCAACTCCCGCGCACAGTTCGATTTTGAAAACCAAATCCGATTCGACTATGTCGCCAAAGATGACGCCATCTTACGTCGGTTGGAAGTTGGAAATGTCAACATGGCCTTGAATAGTAGCTTAATACAAGGTTCCGAATCCCTCTTTGGTGTAAAAGCGCAATTGCTATTTGGAAAGCTTACGTTTACGGGAGTCGTCTCGCAACAACGTTCTCGCCAAAAAGAATTTACCATAACCAATGGTTCTCGCGATAGCAATATTGAGCTCAATCTTGACGACTATGAAGCCAATCAGCATTATTTCTTAAGCCAGTATTTTCGCGACAACTACAATCAGGCCTTGGCTCTCGCCCCGATTATCACGACTAATATCAATATTACACAGATCGAGGTATGGGTAAACAACAGATCCAACAGCTACGAAGAAGCGAGGGATGTGCTCGGTCTACTGGATTTGGGCGAATACAGCCCCTACAGCAGCAACATTACCCGAGGCAGCGCACGCAATCCCTCCACCGGCCTGCCCGGACAAAACAGCGGACAAGTGTCGAACAATCTGCTAAGCCAGCTTGGCGACAATGGACGGCTATCGAGCGGCAACTTTGTGCAGAGTTTCTTCGCCGCCACAGGGGGCACCGACAATTATGAAAAACTAACCTATGCCCGCAAATTACTGGAAGGCAAGGATTACTTTCTAAATGCGAAGCTAGGCTACATTTCCCTACTCTACCCACTCAACCAAGATCAAGTACTATCCGTTGCCTATCGCTACCTCCTCAATGGCGTCGAGTACCAAGTAGGGGAATTTAGCACCGATATCCCTGTGACACCATCCAATCCAACGATGTTGTACACCAAGCTTCTGAAAGCATCCACCTTGAAGACCAATCTGCCAACTTGGGATTTGATGATGAAAAATATTTACTCGCTAAACTCGTATAATATTTCCAATAACAACTTCTACCTACAGATCTATCGCAAAGAGGATGAAACGGGCACCGATCGGCCGTCTATGTTTGAAGGACAACGTACCCAAGGAAAGACATGGTTGCAGCTATTGAGCTTAGATCGACTAGATCAAGCGCAGGCAGCAAACCCCGACGGGCTCTTCGACTATATGGACGGCATCACTATAGATGCCAAACGCGGGAAGATCATTTTTCCTTTGGTGGAGCCATTCGGTGAAGACCTTGCTCGGCAATTTGCGCCGGGGGAAGATGTGCTCGCTGAAAAATATACGTATCCGGAGCTCTACAGTCAAACCAAGGTCGATGCCCAACAGAAATTCCCAAATAAAAACAGGTACTTCCTGCGCGGTCGCTATAGCTCCACTTCAGGCACCGAGTTTCAACTGGAAGGTTTCAACATACGCCCGGGATCGGTACGCGTTATGGCGGGTGGTATGCGCCTAGAAGAGGGACAAGACTTCTACATCAATTACGAGCTTAGCACCTTACGCATTCTCAATGAAGCCATGGTCATGGGTGGCACGCCAATCACCGTAACCATGGAAGATGATGCCATGTTTGGCATGCAGCAGAAAACGCTGCTCGGCGGTCGCTTCGACTATACGGTAAACGAAAAACTTCATGTCGGGGCCACCGTGATGAACCTCACCGAAAAACCGCTTACCGAAAAGGTCAATATTGGGCAGGAGCCTATGTCCAACACCATGATCGGCGCCGACATCAGCTATAACAGCCCCTCGCGCTGGTTAACGCGTATGGTCGACAAGCTGCCATTCCTCAGTACCCGCGAAGAATCGCAGGTCTCTTTCTACGGTGAATTTGCCCAACTTATCCCGGGGCATCCACGCGGCCTAAATACGGCCAACAGCCAAGCAGGAACCACCTATGTCGACGATTTTGAAAACAGCGTGTCCTTTATAGACATCTTGGGTAGAAATGCATGGCAACTATCCAGTACGCCGCGTATGTTTGCCGAGTCAAACCTCGTCAACGATCTACAATATGGGTACAATAGGGCCTTACTTGCCTATTACAACATTGACCCGGTATTCTACAATAATAGCTCCCTAACGCCAGCCAATATCAGCAATGCAGAGCGTTCCAACCACCGCGTTCGCGAAGTGCTGGAGCGCGAAATATTCCCCTACAAAGAGAGCCGAACCGGCGGAGCCATCTTTATCAACACCCTGAATCTAGCTTTCTACCCTACCGTGCGTGGCCCCTACAACTACAGCAGTACAGGAGTAAATAGCGATGGCAAGTTTACCAATCCGCTGGCCAAGTGGGGCGGCATATTCCGCAAACTCGACCAAACCGATTTCGAAGCGGAGAATATCGAATTTTTGGAAATGTGGATGATGGATCCCAGTTTAACCAACCCCGAGAAGACCGGCGGTGATATCTACTTTAACCTCGGGAATATTTCCGAGGATGTGTTAAAAGATGGACGCAAATCGTTGGAAAATGCCATTCCCCTAACGGCAGATCTATCACAAACTGATCAAACAAACTGGGGTTACGTGGTAAAAAACCAACCCGTGATTCAGGCTTTCGACAACAACAACACCAACCGATTGAAGCAAGATGTCGGTCTCGACGGCCTAAGTAATGCCGAAGAGAGCTCCTTTTTCGGTCAGTTTCTATCACAGATGCAGGGCCTACTTTCTGCTGAAGCATACAATCGATTACGCAATGACCCTTCTTCCGACGACTATCAATATTTTCGCTCCAATGCCTTCGACCAGCAAGCTGTGGGTATATTGGAACGCTATCAATATTACAATGGCATGGAGGGTAACTCCCGCACCAACGAACAGTCGCAACTTGATTTCGGCGTAGAGACCTCGGCCAATACCTTGTTGCCGGATGGCGAAGATCTCAACCGCGATAATACCATGAACGAGATTGACGAATATTATCAATATCGGCTATCTACACGCCCCGAGGATATGATCGTTGGGCAAAACTTTATTGTTGACGAAGTGATCTCGGATGTAAAGCTGGCTAATGGCAATACGGAAAGCGTCAAATGGTATAAGATACGTATCCCCATCACCGCCTATGAAAGCAAGCAAGGCGATGTGAACGACTTCAAGACGATCCGCTATGTGCGGATGTTCATGACCAACTATGCTGATACAGCAGTAATGCGTTTCGGACGGCTACAGTTTATCCGTGGGGAATGGAGAAGGTATAATAATGAGAACATGGCCAACAAGGTCATTAGTGATCCCAGCATGGGCGTAGTACCTTCTGACAACTCGGTATTCCATGTGGCCAATGTGAATATTGAAGAGAATGGAACACGTAGCCCCATTCCATATGTCGTGCCACCGGGCATCAACCGGCAGGTCGATTGGGGCAACAACAACTACAATGTGCAGCTCAACGAACAGGCGCTGAGCATCGATGTGCTAAACCTACGTGATGGCTATGGTCGCGGTGCGTACCGAACTGCCAGCCACGATTTTCGTCCCTATGGCAACTTGGAGATGTTTATTCACGCCGAAGGAGTCAATCTACAAGATGGAGACTTTAGGGCATTCATTCGTGTCGGTACCGACGATAAATACAACTATTACGAGTATGATATTCCACTAAAGATTACACCTTACGGTACCGCTTCCACCGATCTTATCTGGCCGCAGGAAAACCGCATGCTTGTTAAGATCGATAGACTGACGCAGGCAAAAATAGCACGCGATGCGGCTATGCGCAACGGTTCTCCTTGGCCACTAGATATACCTTTCGAATACTTCGATGGCGCCGCCAAGATCACCGTCGTCGGTACACCGGATATCGGAAAAGTGCGGTATTACATGCTGGGCGTAAAAAACCCGCTGCAGGGGAGCACTACGGCCAATCGTTTGGACGATGGTCGCGATCTGAGTGGCGAATTTTGGTTTAATGAGCTGCGCCTGACAGATTTTGACGACCGAGGGGGATGGGCAGCAACCGCACGCATGGACATCAAATTGGCCGACTTTGCCAATATATCCGTGAGCGGAACAAAAAGCACTATTGGCTTTGGCGCCATCTCGCAGGCCATGAACCAGCGTAAACGTACAGATGACCTCTTTGTGGATATCACCACCAACGCCGAATTCGGCCGTTTCTTTCATCCGCGCCACGGCATCACCATCCCTTTTTATTTCAACTACTCGCGGCAGGTAGCCACGCCAGAGTACGACCCCTACAATCCGGATATCGAACTTAACACCGCATTGGCAACCCTCTCGGCCAACCGCCGCGATTCGCTTCTACGATTGGTACAGGATCTGACTACACGAAAAGCTTTCAGCTTTATGAATGTACGCAAACTACGAACCAACAATGAACGGGCGGTGCGTATTTGGGATATTGAAAACATCAGTGCCTCCTACGCCTATACATCTTACCAGCACTACGACTACAATATCGCCAACTCCACACAACGCACCTACCGCGCAGCATTGGATTACAACTTCAGCAATCCGAATATCAAATTTCATGAGCCGTTCAAAAATATCGTCAAATCCAAGAACCTGTCTTTCATTCGAGATTTCAACTTCAATTTGCTGCCTACACTGATCAACTTCCGCTTGGATGTGAACCGTATTTACAACGAAAACACCATGCGCGACAATAGTTCGGATAACACCCTGCCTACCTACTACAATAAGAATTTCAACATGAACCGAATCTACGGCATCAGTTGGGATCTCACCAAGTCCTTGCGGTTGGACTTCAATGCAACGAACTACAGTATTATCGACGAGCCTGCAGGGCGAATCGATGGCATCAAGCAGGATACCATGTGGGCGAATTTCTGGAAAATGGGTCGAACCACAGACTACAACCACATGATGAACTTAACCTATACGCTCCCTTTAAACAAGATTCCCTACTTGGAATGGGTTAATATCATCACCCGTTACGGCACCCAGTTTAACTGGCAAAGTGAACCCTTACTAGCGATTCAAAATGACGCGATCAGCATTGGAAACAGTATACAAAACAACCGCACCATACAGATCAACCCCAATCTGAATTTTAGTAGCCTATACAATAAGTTTCGCTTTTTCCGGGAAAATATGCGTCGCGATGCAAAAGGACCGAAAGCCGTATTAGCCCAACTCCTGTCTTCCCTGCGTACAATAAATGGCGCCTACACGAAGAATGAAGGTCAATTCCTTCCCGGCTATACCCCCGGTACCAATATCCTCGGCTATGATTTCAATAGCAATGCTCCAGGTTGGGGCTTTATACTGGGCAGTCAATCGAATATCCTGAATCGAGCTATAGTCAATAGCTGGGTTTCTACAGACAGTCTACAAACGAGGATGTACACCAAGACCTACGCCGAAAACCTATCCTTAGTGGCCAACGTAGAGCCGTTCCGAGGACTTCGCATAGACTTTATTTTTAACAAGATAGACAACTACAATTACAGCGCCGCAACGCAGTTTACCAGCCAAGGCCTGCTGGAAAGTATTTCCCCCTATCGAACAGGAAATTACAGCATTACACAAATTGCGATCAGTTCCGCATTCCGCAACCATACCGAGTTATTTCAGCGCTTCGAAGAAAATAGAGTAATTATTTCTGCTCGCTTGGCAGCAGGCAATCCGAATGCGGTAGATTACCTGGATCCGGAAATGTTTACCGATGGCTACGGCAAGGCGCAGCAAGATGTTGTTGTCAATGCATTTTTGACGACCTACCTTGGCCACGATGTGAACGACAGCAAACTAAATAAAAAGCCCAGTATCCCGCTCCCCAATTGGCGTATTTCCTACAACCAATTGGCCAATTTACTCGGCATCACCGATGTCATCACCTCTATCGCGCTAACCCACGCCTACAGCTCGCTGTACTCCATTAGTGGCTACAATTCCGTCCTCCGTTATAAAGAAACCGATGGCATGCCTTCAGAAAGGGATGCCAACAACAACTTCCTGCCCGAATATCAGTACGATCAAGTGTCTATTCTCGATCAGTTCATTCCTTTGATCGGCCTCGACCTTCGCTTCGCCAACAACCTTTCGGGCACTTCCGAGCTACGGCGCATCCGAAACATGAACTTCTCCGTCACCAACGGGCAGATGTCCATGCTGACCGAGAACTCTTTCGTTTTGGGCGTTGGTTATCGAAAAATGGGCGTACAGCTCCCATTTGGTCTGTTCAGTGATAAGAAATGGAATGGCGATATCAACTTCCGACTGGATGTAGCCATCAACGATCGAAAGACCATTGTGTACCGGTCTGACCTTCAAGATGCGGAGATTTCCGCTGGTAACAAAAGTATCAGCTTCAATCCCACTTTGGACTATGTCATCAACCAACAGTACAATATACAGTTCTTCTACAATTCCAATGTGGTGCGTCCCTACACGTCGCAAAACTTTGCCACCTCCTATACCAACTTCGGTATCAACTTCCGCATTTTCTTCCAATAA
- a CDS encoding GAF domain-containing protein yields MAEDLTIATGTKEQQYQLLSKQIAALVMGEDDIIANMANIAAALKEQFNFWWVGFYLVKGEQLVLGPFQGPVACTRIAYGKGVCGSSWERQETLIIPDVEAFPGHIACSSLSKSEIVVPVFHEGQCIAVLDVDSEKLDHFDQIDKQYLEEICTFIVQETN; encoded by the coding sequence ATGGCAGAGGACTTAACGATCGCAACCGGCACCAAAGAGCAACAATACCAATTGCTCAGCAAACAAATTGCCGCCTTAGTAATGGGTGAAGACGATATAATTGCCAATATGGCCAATATCGCCGCTGCACTAAAAGAGCAGTTCAACTTTTGGTGGGTGGGCTTCTATCTGGTGAAGGGTGAACAATTGGTCTTAGGTCCATTTCAAGGCCCAGTGGCCTGCACACGCATTGCTTATGGTAAGGGCGTTTGCGGAAGTTCTTGGGAGCGTCAGGAAACACTTATCATTCCCGATGTAGAGGCTTTTCCTGGGCATATTGCTTGCAGCTCCCTTTCGAAATCGGAGATCGTCGTCCCTGTATTTCATGAAGGACAATGTATTGCCGTATTAGATGTTGATAGCGAAAAATTGGATCATTTTGATCAGATCGACAAGCAATATTTGGAAGAAATCTGTACGTTTATTGTACAGGAAACCAACTAG
- a CDS encoding WD40 repeat domain-containing protein yields MYVVDVSLSATLSGHQNPIFAISSGLQSSRVFTAGNDKGVVEWDLGSGKFKRILCSVPSSVYALHLLPGSSILVIGMRNGEVWCVDVEQQTLLHKMKTEKGAVFAIRSLTKKRELIAIGEEGVAYVWSIDNFELLYRFRVSPTTVRTIEPFQGENQLAFGDKDGYIYLYDIADFKEITKRKVHDMPVTSLASNELFLFSGGRDAKLYQLEQKDLSTVQELTPHLFTVYGILLHPTFPVFATVSRDKSIKIWNSSSLALLKNVSLDRGYDAHRLSINAAIWHGNQLVTAGDDKLVKIWNVEIKEVLS; encoded by the coding sequence ATGTACGTAGTCGACGTTTCTCTATCTGCCACCTTGTCGGGGCATCAAAATCCTATTTTTGCGATCAGTTCTGGTTTGCAGTCATCGCGCGTTTTTACCGCTGGTAATGATAAGGGGGTTGTCGAATGGGATTTAGGTAGCGGTAAGTTTAAACGTATTCTTTGTTCTGTTCCCTCCTCGGTGTATGCACTTCATCTGTTGCCCGGTTCGTCCATTTTGGTGATCGGTATGCGTAATGGGGAGGTTTGGTGTGTGGATGTCGAGCAACAAACATTGCTACACAAGATGAAAACGGAGAAAGGTGCCGTCTTTGCTATTCGATCATTAACGAAGAAACGTGAGCTTATCGCGATTGGAGAAGAAGGTGTGGCCTATGTATGGTCAATAGACAATTTTGAATTGCTTTACCGTTTTCGGGTTTCGCCAACCACTGTTCGTACGATCGAGCCTTTTCAGGGCGAAAACCAGCTTGCCTTTGGTGATAAAGACGGCTATATATATTTGTATGATATAGCGGATTTTAAAGAGATTACAAAACGGAAGGTACATGACATGCCCGTCACTTCATTGGCATCGAACGAATTATTTTTATTTTCCGGCGGGCGTGATGCGAAGCTCTATCAATTGGAACAGAAAGATCTGTCGACAGTACAAGAGCTAACGCCTCATTTGTTTACAGTGTATGGTATTTTATTGCACCCTACCTTTCCGGTTTTCGCGACCGTAAGCCGTGATAAATCCATCAAGATTTGGAATAGCTCTTCGCTTGCCTTGCTTAAAAATGTCAGCCTAGATCGAGGCTATGATGCACATCGTTTATCAATTAACGCCGCAATTTGGCACGGCAATCAGTTAGTCACTGCTGGAGACGATAAACTTGTGAAGATTTGGAATGTCGAGATTAAAGAAGTACTTTCCTAG
- the hisIE gene encoding bifunctional phosphoribosyl-AMP cyclohydrolase/phosphoribosyl-ATP diphosphatase HisIE, with translation MLDFAKGDGLVPVIVQDNQTLEVLMLGYMNEEAWAKTQQDGKVTFYSRSKNRLWTKGEESGNFLHVVSTHIDCDQDTLLIKATPVGPTCHTGSRSCFQTAYNQNFLFQLERIIQDRYSNPSEESYVNRLRTKGVNKIAQKVGEEAVETVIAALAETEVDFINESSDLLFHLLVLIREKGLDLQTLAKNLEGRHQ, from the coding sequence ATGCTAGATTTTGCAAAGGGAGACGGTTTAGTTCCCGTAATTGTTCAAGATAATCAAACCCTTGAGGTATTGATGCTTGGCTATATGAATGAAGAAGCCTGGGCGAAAACTCAGCAGGATGGAAAAGTGACGTTTTACTCAAGAAGTAAAAATCGCTTATGGACCAAGGGAGAAGAAAGTGGTAACTTTCTGCATGTTGTTTCTACACATATTGATTGTGACCAAGATACTTTATTGATAAAAGCTACGCCCGTTGGCCCGACTTGCCATACCGGATCAAGAAGTTGCTTCCAAACAGCATATAATCAAAATTTCCTTTTTCAATTGGAACGGATCATCCAAGATCGGTATAGCAATCCAAGTGAGGAATCGTATGTGAATCGATTACGCACAAAAGGGGTTAATAAGATCGCACAAAAAGTTGGTGAGGAAGCGGTAGAGACGGTTATAGCAGCTCTTGCGGAAACCGAAGTTGATTTTATCAACGAATCCTCTGATTTGCTGTTCCATTTGCTTGTTTTGATCCGGGAAAAAGGATTGGATTTGCAAACTTTAGCCAAGAACTTAGAAGGTAGACACCAATAG
- the hisF gene encoding imidazole glycerol phosphate synthase subunit HisF, translating to MLAKRIIPCLDVKDGRTVKGVNFVDLRDAGDPVELAWQYSEQGADELVFLDITATHEKRKTTLDLVKAVARQVNIPFTIGGGINELRDAELLLNAGADKISINSAAVRNPQLINDLAKSFGRQFVVVAVDTRFTDGRNFVYLRGGRDKTDFETDAWILEAEDRGAGEILLTSMDHDGTKNGFDNVFLKQINDRIHIPLIASGGAGTQQHFVDTFKEANVDAALAASVFHYGEILIPDLKRTLQEQGIIVR from the coding sequence ATGCTAGCCAAACGTATCATTCCCTGTTTAGATGTGAAAGACGGACGGACGGTAAAAGGGGTGAATTTTGTGGATCTGCGGGATGCCGGTGATCCGGTGGAACTTGCTTGGCAGTATTCGGAGCAGGGTGCGGATGAATTGGTGTTTCTGGATATTACGGCAACGCATGAGAAGCGTAAGACCACACTGGATTTGGTGAAGGCCGTAGCTCGTCAGGTAAATATTCCTTTTACTATTGGCGGCGGTATTAACGAGCTTCGTGATGCTGAATTGTTGCTAAATGCTGGCGCCGATAAGATATCGATCAATTCTGCTGCGGTGCGAAACCCGCAGTTGATCAATGATTTGGCGAAGTCTTTTGGTCGGCAGTTTGTTGTGGTAGCGGTAGACACGCGTTTTACCGATGGTCGTAATTTCGTTTATTTGCGCGGTGGTCGCGACAAGACGGATTTCGAAACAGATGCTTGGATTTTGGAAGCCGAAGATCGCGGTGCCGGAGAAATCCTATTGACTTCTATGGATCACGATGGTACAAAAAACGGATTCGATAACGTGTTTCTGAAACAGATTAACGATCGTATTCATATTCCGCTGATTGCTTCTGGCGGAGCGGGTACACAGCAACATTTTGTTGATACCTTTAAGGAGGCTAATGTCGATGCTGCTTTGGCCGCATCGGTTTTTCACTATGGCGAGATCCTTATTCCTGATCTAAAGCGCACGTTGCAAGAACAGGGGATCATCGTTAGATAG
- a CDS encoding 1-(5-phosphoribosyl)-5-[(5-phosphoribosylamino)methylideneamino]imidazole-4-carboxamide isomerase codes for MYIIPAIDVLDKKVVRLREGNYDEVTTYEISLEEQIEKYHANGTEIVHIIDLNGAKGDFSNQEYLFEIIQKTDMKVQYGGGVRSIDKVKELVDAGVFRVIVGTQAITNPTFLEELSKLNEGRVKYADHIVIAIDVLDEVIKYSGWLESSPIKLIEYIDKCLALGFFRFLCTDISKDGKLGGAGVELYQKLLDHSPIIKLIGSGGISSMKDIQALADLGRMESCVVGKAIYEHKITIEEIKDWNLKSLINF; via the coding sequence ATGTATATCATTCCTGCAATTGATGTTTTGGACAAAAAGGTTGTCCGTTTAAGAGAAGGTAATTATGACGAGGTAACGACCTACGAGATTTCCTTGGAAGAGCAGATCGAAAAATACCATGCAAACGGTACCGAGATTGTACACATCATCGATTTAAATGGTGCTAAAGGCGACTTCAGCAACCAGGAATATTTGTTTGAGATTATCCAAAAAACGGATATGAAAGTACAATACGGTGGTGGTGTTCGCAGTATTGACAAAGTGAAAGAGCTGGTGGATGCCGGGGTTTTTCGCGTTATTGTGGGTACACAAGCCATCACCAACCCTACATTTTTGGAAGAGCTTAGTAAGCTGAACGAAGGCCGTGTGAAATATGCGGACCATATTGTGATCGCCATTGATGTGCTGGATGAAGTGATCAAGTATTCGGGTTGGTTGGAGAGTTCGCCAATCAAACTGATTGAATATATTGATAAGTGCTTGGCACTAGGTTTCTTCCGTTTTTTATGTACGGACATCAGCAAAGATGGCAAACTCGGTGGTGCCGGTGTAGAGCTTTACCAAAAATTATTGGATCATTCGCCTATTATTAAATTGATCGGCTCGGGTGGCATCAGCTCTATGAAAGATATTCAAGCATTGGCCGACCTTGGACGTATGGAGTCCTGTGTGGTTGGTAAGGCTATTTATGAGCACAAGATCACGATTGAGGAAATCAAGGACTGGAACCTAAAATCGTTGATCAACTTTTAA